Part of the Osmerus eperlanus chromosome 22, fOsmEpe2.1, whole genome shotgun sequence genome, gacagggaaggaggagagagagaggtcgaccgggaggagagggagacggactgaggggggggggagagaggcgggcCGAGACGGAGGGACAGAAGGATTGAGGGTGAGAGATGGATTGAGAGGGATAAGgattgaggaggagaggtggattgagagggagaaggattgagggggagagaaggatcgAGCGATGgactgagaaggagagagaggagagaatgcaTTTGAGAGGCATCGATGTACGTGTCGAGGcacgaggcagagagagagagagagagagagagagagagagggagggagggagggagggaaggagagaggggttgacagaggagggaggagagagagagaggtgtgtaatTATAGAGTGATGGAGGGCAGGGCCTGGGTGTTGGAGGGGGTGGTTGTGTCACATAGGAAAGTTGCCACGTTGCAAATGAGATGAGAGATCTCCATCTCATAGGCCATGTACTGCTCTCAGTCTCCCTAACAACCCATGAGCAGCTGACATTTCTACCCACATCCACCTAATGTTCACAATaccctacactacactacatatTAAATACCGTATATGGTCAAGACTTTCCTGACTGCACGACAACACATCGTTAGACAGAGAGGGTATTTTGACTGTGAGAGAATACACGATAAACAAAAAGAAACAAAGGATGCTTGTGAAGCTGATCCTTTTCACAAAGCAACCCCCAGGACCATTAAGAATGTAACAAAGGCAAGCACAAGCGCTGTAGCATTGTTGTATCTTAACGAAATTTGTTTGCAGAACGCTCAAACAGATACTGCTGATAAACACTGTTTCTCATCCCCTCAGGCAAACAAAATAATTAGGCCTTGAGTCATAACTTTAtcttccctgcccctcctcctcctcctcctcctcctcctcctcctcctcctcctcctcctcctcctcttcctcctcctcctcctccctcctcctcctctacctcctcctcctccctctcctcctcttcctcctcctcttccctctccacctcctctacctcctcctcctccctctcctcctcctctacctcctcctcctctccctctcctcctcttcctcctcctcctccctctcctcctcctactacctcctcctcctccctctcctcctcctctacctcctcctcctccctcctccttcctctctcctcctcttcctcctcctcctccctctcctcctcctcttcctcctcctcctccctctcctcctcctctacctcctcctcctccctctcctcctcctctacctcctcctcctcctcctccctctcctcctcctctacctcctcctcctcctctcctcctcctcctcctcctccctctcctcctcctctacctcctcctcctcctccctctcctcctcttcctcctcctcctccctctcctcctcctctacctcctcctcctccctctcctcctcctctacctcctacctcctcctccctctcctcctcctctacctcctcctcctcctcttccctctcctcctcttcctcctcctcctccctctcctcctcctctacctcctccctcctcctcctcctcctccctgtcctccctcctctacctcctcctcctcctcctcctcctcctcctcctcctcctcctcctcctccctcctcctccctctcctcctcctctacctcctcctcctccctctcctcctcctcctccctctcctcctcctcctcctcctcctcctcctcctcctccctctcctcctcctctacctcctcctcctccctctcctcctcctctacctcctcctcctccctctcctcctcctctacctcctcctcctccttctcctcctcccgtctccAGGACATCAACCAGAAACTGCAGGAGGACAACCGGGAGCTGAGAGACCTGTGCTGTTTCCTGGACGACGACCGCAGAAGGGCAAGCGCGTGTCCGGGAGTGGCAGCGCCTGGGCCGCTACAGCGCCAGCATCATGAGGAAGGAGGTGACCCTGTACCTGCAGAAGCTCAAGGAGCTGGAGGCGCgccaggaggagggtggtgagggagaACCTGGAGCTGAAGGAGCTCTGCCTGCTCCTGGACGAGGAGAAGGGCGGAGGAGGCGTGGGGGGAGGCGTCggcggggggttggggggagtcGTCGGCGGCGTCGgcgggggcggaggaggcgggtgCAGGAGCTCCATCGACAGCCAGAGCAGCCTGCTGCTGGTGCCCGGCACGGGCCTGCTGATGAGGGACGTGGGCGACGGGAGCAGCACCTCCAGCGCCGGCTCGGCCGACAGCTCCGACCACCTCCACCACAAGCAGCTCCACCTGGccgggggcggaggaggcggggggtggggtggcCGGCGGAGGCggtgggggaggcggggggcggAGCCAGTCCCGAGCACCTCCACAAACCCAGGTGCAGCAGCGtcagcgggggaggaggaggaggaggaggagggggagacagggaggtgtcCAGCCCCGAGCACCCCGCCGGCCCGCCACCGGAGCACCAGCCTGGAGTACCCCTACGCCCTCCCCCAGATCTGCCGCCCGCGCTGCGGCTCCGTCTCCGTGCCCGACCACGGCCGCGCCATGCGGGGCCTGAGCCCCGAGAAGTACGGCCGCAACGTGGGCCGCCGGAGCCCCGAGCAGCAGccgtcccccctccacctcctccaccagcagcagcagcagctgcagaaCCCCCAGGCCAAGCACCCCGGCTCGGACCTCCTCCTGGGCAGAAGCAGCACCTGCTGGGGCAGGCCGGCAGCGGGGGAGCTCTACCAGAGGCACCACAGGGGCAGCGTCGGGAGCAGCTGCGGGAGCCCCGAGCCCAGGCAGGCACATTTAGGGACGCCCGAGCACCACGACAAGGGCTGCGGCCTGGTCCAGGGAGGGGGCAGCCCGGAGACCCACCGGCACCAGTACAGCAGCAGCCCCGAGAGCCACATGAAGTTCGGGAGCCCTGGGAGGGAGGTGCAGAGGAGGCCGGCCGGCGACGAGCTGTCGCCTCACCACAGGAGCATCTACAACGGTATGAACGGTACGTctggtgcgtgcgtgcgtgtgtgtgggggggtcagaggtgtgtgtgaatgggccACACCgttggggtgtgtgtcaggaagtgcgtgtgtatctgtggtgcgtgtgtgtgtgtatctgtggtgtgtgtgtgtaaggatggTGGCCGAgttacgatgtgtgtgtgtgtgagggtgctgtGTGCCtcagggtgtgtttgtgatggtgtgtgtaagggtgttgtgtgtgtttgggtgtgtgtatgtcaagatggtgggggaggtgaTGAGGTTAAAGCAGAGCTCATTAGGTGTGTTGGGGTGCACAGGTTAATTGGGAGCGTAGGGCTCTGGATGCTTACacatgtactctctctctccctaacacacacacacacacacacacacacacacacacacacacacacacacacacacacacacacacatacatacccagATTGGATGGATGCCCTCATTATTATAcatagtacatacacacactttcctgCAAGGAGAAAGTCAATACAAAATCACTCCAGGTTTTATTATCAATATGCCTCAGTAAGAGAATGATatatagagaaagggagaataAGATGGAGAGAGCTGATTAAATTTGAAAAAACTTACTTGACAAGACTTCAAGCCTAGAATTCCCTGTTGCTATGTGATTAGAATCCATTTGTTTGAGTGAAGGGAAAGTGAAGGAAAAggacatgtctctctctttctctttctcagcaAGCTTCTCAATGTTTGTGAAAGTTTCAGAATTTAATTGATTTTTTATAAGCGTGTTCctcaggaagatggcaggaagaACTGAAGTGGGCCAGTGAAGGGAAAAATACAACTCTCTGGAAGCTTCCAGAATCAGTCGTTTTTCATCTCAATTCAACCTTAAAACTTCACTCACTCAAAAATGTAGCACATAGAGTAGcttgttcacacacagacacacaaacacacacacacacacacacacacagacacacacggacacacaccccatctcactctctcaaacacacactttccagCGGACCATGAGATGATAGCATGGTTCCCCAAAAAACCTAAGCTGGGTTCCGCCCATCTCTTTAGGAGATCACTAGGGTTATGATGTCAGGGAAAAGGAAGAATATCAAAGTAGCACCTTGGTCGGTGTTTAAATGCCCCACGGAGGCTGCTAATGATTTCTGTAGCCCAGGAAAAAAAATGCTGAGTAGCTGTGCTGGCAGGAGCTACAGGACATATTCCTCAAGGTGAAATATTTGCCTTACCTCGCAATATGGAGGCAGAAACACAAAGGAGTGAGCTCTTCTAGAACAACCAGCAGCTATTCTGGTCCTGGACCGGGTTGGGTCCAGTGGTGGAGGTGTTAGCGAGCCGATGACGCGTGCTTTGCTTGGTTTTGAAATCTCTGCAGATTGTACTGGATTAGTTTAAAAGCACAATTTCAAATTGGATTTGGCTTTTTTCTTTTCCAGGCGACTGGCGTGGGATATTGCGCTACTGTGCTGTGCATGCTGGGAGTTTGCTTTGCAGCGGAGAGTCTCTTGTAGTGTTGTTTGTCTTGTAGTTTACTTCATGACGAGTTGCACTTCCCTTCAAATGCACCATAACTCAGAGGCCCACGAGGGGTCAGTTCATATTGGCTGCAGCTCCAGAATCTCATCAGCACCAGTCAGGTGACACCGTGGTCGTTAGTCACTGTCACATCCTGTCCCCGGGTCACTTCCTCTGGGGCCCCGAGTAGCCACTGACCTGTGGACATTAGAGATACATAGGGgcgacaaggagagagagatacaacgataaataaagagagagagagagagagagagacagagagagagagacagagagagacacagagagaacaaTCCTTAAAGTGTCACAAAGGAAATTTTCTAAAAGTCTCTGAAACAAACTCCATTTCAGCAACACTCCAACAAGGGATTTGACAAGCGGACCAAACAAAAAGCCCGTGAGCCGGAGAGGATAAGAGAGCAGATCCAGAAACTCCGACTGCTGGGGGTGTGTACGTCAGTGCCCTCCTGCTGTCCCAAAATCACCATAAAAgcatccttttttctctctcttttctattctattcttttatgggggggTGAGACAGAATTAAATTTCTATGACGATGTAGTGTACTCCAGCTTGACTCCCGTCCTAAAGGATTATCCCCTAAGCCGTTTTCGAcagcattattttatttatttatttattcggagtgtgtgtatgtgtgtgggagagagagaggtcaggtcCTGTCGCAAGGGAGCTGGCATTGTGGTCAGTCTACACACTTGGAGACTGTTGCTACGGCACCGAAAAATGCAATCCATTTAGACTCACTCCCGTCTCACTCCCATCTTTCTCGAAAATCCAGAGATAAaaccgaaccccccccccccccccccaaaaaaaggggTCCTGACCTCTGGAGCACTATGACACGTTCATCTGTTGCTGTTTCTTTTAGGGCGTCTAAGTCACTGCCTGTGTTATTTTTTTAAGGCTCAGGAGGAGAAGAATTCAGCAGAAAACACACAGGCTTTCAATGATGCCTTCCTAAAAATTGGACTGATTTCCTGTAGGGCCTTTTTTCAGTCAGGTGAGTGACATCTTGCAGCATTGTGTAGGGACAAATACTAATGATAGAACTACAGTTTCAGGAGAACTTTGGCGCAAGAGAACAAGTATTACCACCTAACAACGATTCATTCCCTTTTTTTGTTTCCACTCGTCATTATTTCACCTCATTGAACCAGACAATAGCACCAGAACTAAGAAACACTGTAATTGGACAACTCCCACCCTTGTCCCCTGGTTTTGACCTCCCATCATGCCTTGCACGCATGACTGTGCAGTAAGTCAGGGATTGGAGTTTCAGGGACGAAGGAGAAGCGTAATCATGTTTTCTGCTTTAGTAATCACATGTTCTGCATATTGGGTTAAGCTGCTCAGAAGATCAGGAGGCAAATAGGCTGTGGGAAAAATAgcaaacacagtgtgtgtaaAAGGCCCTCATGCCCTTGTGTTAGATCATGCGAttgaacacacaaccacacacacacgtacaagcgcgcgcgcgcgccacacacactggagacactGCGGAGCTGTAGGTACGGACTGTGTAGCAGTAGAGAAGGCCGAGGTTTAAAGGATGGGATTGAAGGCTTCTCCTGACAATACTCTGGAGGTGTACAGATGTAGTCTTTGACCTCCATCTCCAttttcccgtctctctctccaggggaaaaccctttgtttctttctctcgtCTTTTTGGTCCCTCGCTCACTCTgtcatttccctctctccctcccttccttgctctctccctccccttccctctctctgtcgccttttactctctcccccctcctctttccctccctcccttcctgtcttgctctctattccctccctccctccctccctccctcttgtcaccccctctccctccctccctccctccctccctccctccttccccccctctccctccctccctcttcctctctccctcttgttcccccctctctctccccccctccccagctctGTGTTGAGGGGAAGCCATGTGGTTGAGCTGGCTTGTATCACTGCTACCATGCTCTTCCCTGTGACCTTGGGAAATACTCCCCTTTGACTTGGGCTCTATATATAGCTGACGACCAGTAGCCTGCATCTTGTTTAccttcacactctcacacactctcacacacacacacacacacacacacacacacacacacacacacacacacacacatttggcaTATACTAGACTTGCACATGAGCATTGGGACAGAAATactccacaaacacacgcacaataaACCTGTCAATCACATAGAATTGACCTAATGTGTCTGTGAATACATTGAAACTCCCTGAATTGAAATACATTATACATTAGACATTTCAGTTTTTGGCGGGGTATCTATTTATGGCAAGTAATATTGTATTTTTTCGAATCTGATGTCAATTTATTGATTGAGAATATGCTTCTGACAGCCACTCCTTGGCAGTGTGATAGGATATTGGAGTTAGCGTGCATGTTGTGACAGAAACCAGAGACTAGAATAGATTTCACTGATTGCTGCCATTGATTGGGCTCTCAGTGCTATTGCTTCACTAATAAGCCTCACTCTTTAGACTTTAGTATGGAAGTgcagtgtgtctgagagagagatagatagagagagatgttcTTTGTGGTCTCCACTGTGAGCCTCAAGAGTCAGgatgtttctttctctttcctaaTTGGCCAGCAGCTCTAAGCAGCTGTCTGAGAGAACTCCATTACATAGACTCGTTTTGGGGGTGAACGCATTTGCTGTTACCGCCACGACGGCAGGAGAAAGTGGATTACaaagtgtccctctctctctctcttttcaactcacactgcctctctctctctctctctctctctctttctctctctctctctctctctctctctctctctctctctctctctctctctctctctctctctctctctctctctctcattcactcgtAGTCTCTCCCGCtcgctccccatctctctcctattttctccctctcttccgctctctctgtctccctcctcctcttccgcctcTTCACAAGTCTGCCAAAAGCTACCAtgagctctgtgtgtgagaagagaAATGTCAAATTTGACAGATTAAGCCACTAAAACTCAAATGTTTGTCACTGATACAGggtttgagaggatttggaaATGGACAGGAGAATTAGGCTGCCACTATCAGGCAGCATAATGAGTCAGTAATCGAGTTTACTGACTTACAGCAGCCTCTCTTTTCCCCACCTCACCTTTTGGGACCTCGAGCCAAATACTCATTCGAGTGTCGGGCAATACTGAGCATCTAAAACAACCGAGTTCAACCGTTGAGTTTGTTCGACGATATACAGCACAGTTTGTACTGAACAGTTTAACATACCTAGTCACGACCCCTCATAGTCTCCCAAGACCACACTGTACTCTATACATGTTGAGGACCAATTATTCCGTAACACCCTGTCTTGGCCTTCTGTAACGATCAGCCGGTGGAAGAGTGCGTTTGTGTTAACCGCCTTGTGTGTATCGCCGCTGTACTTTTTTAATCAAGGTTTTGGCAGCTTCATCTTCGTAATGGTCTCTCCCCTCGGACTCAGCCAACAGGCCCGTGCCGGGGTCCTCAGAGCGCCGTGTTGGGATGGTTTACTGCGCATTTTTTATGCTGACTATTGACTCTGAGCGACgtcaacaaacaacaaacacgAGCGCTAACGGCGAtgtggggaggagatggggcatGAAATGTCCCTGCGTTGAGGgcgcaaaaaaaatatattttaggcGAGCTGAATTATGGATTAAGAGAGCGCGAGAGGGAATGATTACATGGGATGTTGCTCAAAACTACTTTTCCATCTTTATGTGCCTTCCTCACCAATAAACATTGTTAACGATTTCAAGTTCAGGATAATAGATTTCTGGAAGCTGTGATAGTAATGGGTTTAATAACGAAATAAATCCAGCCCAATAGATATTGACAAGTGCATTCCCACAAATGGCGTGTTCCAGGCTCCGAACGCTATTTCAACCTCCGGCTAACATCCGCAACAATACCTTGCTGGGCCCCTGGGGTGTGGATGGTGCAGGGGAGCCAGGCTTATGCTAATGTGGCTTCAGCCCAAGCCCCAGAGTCATGTGACAAATGTAGCAGAGTGAGTCCCTGTCAGACGCAGACACGCGAGGGGAGCTCAGTGACGAGGCGGGAGGAGAGCCTCCGtctgtccccccaccccctgcccccccccggcccccccggcccccctctcTGTGGCGTGCCAATGAGACATGGGTCACTGG contains:
- the LOC134009182 gene encoding LOW QUALITY PROTEIN: coiled-coil domain-containing protein 85A-like (The sequence of the model RefSeq protein was modified relative to this genomic sequence to represent the inferred CDS: inserted 2 bases in 1 codon; deleted 1 base in 1 codon) encodes the protein MPVVGFGTVQMEKATPSQPQLQLSITKTESPAEDISNLSDEDLLKWGKEDLVRRLRRSEADKMSVILDHGNLIREVNRSLQLHLNEIRGLKDINQKLQEDNRELRDLCCFLDDDRXEGQARVREWQRLGRYSASIMRKEVTLYLQKLKELEARQEEVVRENLELKELCLLLDEEKGGGGVGGGVGGGLGGVVGGVGGGGGGGCRSSIDSQSSLLLVPGTGLLMRDVGDGSSTSSAGSADSSDHLHHKQLHLAGGGGGGGWGGRRRRWGRRGAEPVPSTSTNPGAAASAGEEEEEEEGETGRCPAPSTPPARHRSTSLEYPYALPQICRPRCGSVSVPDHGRAMRGLSPEKYGRNVGRRSPEQQPSPLHLLHQQQQQLQNPQAKHPGSDLLLGRSSTCWGRPAAGELYQRHHRGSVGSSCGSPEPRQAHLGTPEHHDKGCGLVQGGGSPETHRHQYSSSPESHMKFGSPGREVQRRPAGDELSPHHRSIYNGMNGTSGACQHSNKGFDKRTKQKAREPERIREQIQKLRLLGGV